A region of the Methylobacterium nodulans ORS 2060 genome:
GACCAAGACATGCGCACCGAGGTCGGCAAGGACCTCGCCGAGATCCGCGGCAAGTGGTCGGAGCTCGTCGAGAAGCGCGTCGCGGCCGAGGACCTGCTCAAGCGGGTCGAGCTGCGCGCGCCGCAGGACGGGATCGTGCACCAGATGACGGTGCACACGATCGGCGGCCTCGTCACCCCGAACGAGCCCGCGATGCTGATCGTACCCTCGGCCGACCAACTCGCGGTCGAGGTGAAAATCCAGCCGCAGGACATCGACAACGTGCGGCTCGACCAGCCGGTGGTGCTGCGCTTCGCAGCCTTCAACCAGCGCACCACGCCGGAAATCGACGGCGTGGTGACGCGGGTCTCGGCGGACGTGAGCACCGACCCCAAGACCGGGGCGAGCTACTACACCGCCCGTATCAGTGTGCCGGAGGAGCAGAAGGCGCGGCTCGGGAATGTCCGGCTCGTGCCCGGCATGCCGGTCGAGAGCTTTATGCAGCTCGGACAGCGCTCGGTCCTGAGTTACCTGACAAAGCCCTTGGCCGACCAGGTCGCGAAGGCTTGGCGCGAGGGGTAGCTCTGCCGCGGCAAGCAATTTCTAACGGGTCGGGGGCAGACTGGCGGCAGGCCAGCGCGGGACGTTCATGCGCACATCACGATTCGGAGGAGGAGCGGCGCTCGCTCTGACGCTGCTGGTGTGCGCGTCGGTTCCGGCGTCTGCCATGCAGGGCAGAACCGCGACGACCGAGACGAAACCAGCACCGATCGGGGCAGACGATGCTCTGTCGCGACAATTCCCGCGCCGGTCGCGGTACCTGCCGATCCTGATGCGGGAGGCGCTCGCGCGGGGGCTGCCGCCCCAGATCGCCGATGCGGTCGTACGCATCGAGAGCGGGTACGATCCGAGTCAAATCGGGTCCGTGGGGGAAATCGGGTTGATGCAGGTGCGGCCGGCCACCGCCGCTATGCTGGGGTTTCGCGGGACCGACGCGGACCTCGCGGTCCCCGAGACGAACCTCCACTACGGCGTGGCCTACCTGGCCGAAGCCTGGCGCTTGGCGGGCGGAGATCTCTGCCGCACGCTGATGAAGTACCGCGCGGGGCACGGCGAGAAGACAATGAGCCCGCTCAGCGTCGAATACTGCCAGCGCGCGCGCACGCATCTTGCCAGCCTCGGATGGTCCCCCGAGCCAGGCTCAAGCGCGCCGGCTGCGCCGACGCCCTCCCCGGCTCCGAAGGTGCAGCCCACGCGAACAGCCGTTGTGCCTCGGAACTCTTCCGCATCGGGGGGGCCAAAGATCGTGTCTGTGAAAGACGCGCCTGCATTCTGGGCTGCAAACCGCATGCGCGTGGCAGAGGCGTGGACACGGATTTCCGTGATGCACAGGCGTTAGACATCTTGCCTTGGACGATGGGTGACGAATCCGGTCTGGAGCGTGCTGGCTGCCTTGTTTTGACAGACCACCGGGTATTTGCCGCAAAAGCCGGGCTGTTCGCTAGCTGCGAACCACATCCAGAGCGCAAGAGTACGCGATGAGGGTGGAGCTGAGGCGACTGCTGAACCTTCTCGATCAAGCCGGCCGAGGGGTGTCTCTAGTTGATCCGTAGTACGACCCGTACCTCAACCCGAATGGCGACGTGTTCGTGCCGAGCCTGACCGCTTTTAGGTGGGACAATCACGATCGGTCAGCGGCCCAGTCCGCATCAAAGCGGCCGGGCGTACCGCGGTTGGCCGCCTATTGTCTCCTCCAGAAAGTTGAGCACCCGAGCCTGCTCCCGGAGAAGATCCGGCTGATGAGAGCCACCTGATCAAGCTGAAAGCGACGTCCAGATTCTGGAAAACTCGGCACAATTCAGATTACATAGTGCCGATACTCGACCAGTTTTTACAAGCTGCCAGCGCGGCGACGCGCTATTCCGCCATGAGATTGCTGCCTGTACGATGGCCAGGGCTGCCATCACCCACATTGGAAGGCTTAGATCT
Encoded here:
- a CDS encoding lytic transglycosylase domain-containing protein; the protein is MQGRTATTETKPAPIGADDALSRQFPRRSRYLPILMREALARGLPPQIADAVVRIESGYDPSQIGSVGEIGLMQVRPATAAMLGFRGTDADLAVPETNLHYGVAYLAEAWRLAGGDLCRTLMKYRAGHGEKTMSPLSVEYCQRARTHLASLGWSPEPGSSAPAAPTPSPAPKVQPTRTAVVPRNSSASGGPKIVSVKDAPAFWAANRMRVAEAWTRISVMHRR